The genomic window GGCCGCATAGAAGTTCGCGCCGTTGGAATGGCCGATGAACCGCAGTTTCGAGCGATCGAGACCATAGGCGCGGATTGCCCCCTCCACGAAGGCGGCAAAGGCCTCCGCTTCGGAGACGATATCCTTCTGGTCGAAGCTGAAATCGGGGAAGCGCCGGAACCAGCGGGCGATCTCTTCTTCCGTGCTGCGGCCGCGCACGCCGAGAAGGGTGGCGCCGGGCGCCGCCCTGTGTGCCAGCGGCGTCAGGCTCGTTTCACTGCCGCCGGAACCATGCAGCAGGATGAGGGTGCTGCCATCAGGCTCCTGCGGCGTGTAGAAACGGTGCACGAAGAGCAGGTCGCGATAGACGATCCGCTCTTCGCCCGGCATTGCAAATTGCGGCAGGGAGACGCGCACATCCGCTTCATCTTTCATGAAGAGTGGTGGAATGAACAGTTCTTCGCCAAGCGTCGCCAGCGGTTCGTCCACCGTCATGCCGGGCGCATCGGTCGCCATTTCAATCAGTACGCCGCCGGGTTCGCGGACGTAGAGCGAGTGGAAATATTTCCGGTCATGGGCATTGGTGGTGCTGGAATTCAGCGATTTCAGCCCTGTGAGAACCGTGTTCAGTTCATCCATGTCCTTCGCACGGAAAGCGATGTGGTCGACCGTGCCGGTGCCGGGCGCGCTGGACCAGAAGCCGGTCGCATCGCGCACGTCGATAATGTCGCCGCTGTCGGAAACGAGCCGGCGGATCGCGCCCGCCTGGCTTTCGTGGCGGTAACCGAAGTGTTTTTCCAGAAACGCCACGGTTTCTTCGGGCACCTCGCTCAGCAAGGTTGCGCCATAGATTCGGCGAATGGCGTCTTCCGCGGAGATGTCGGCCGTCACATGCGGTGTCGCATCGGCAAAGGCATGGGTGCCGACCAGCTTGACGATCAGGCCATCAGGGTCTTTCAGCCGGATGACGGGGGCGCCGAATTCATCCGATGGCCCCTCGGCGCGGATGCCGAATTTCAGCGCCCGCGTCAGCCAGAAGCCGATCGCGGCTGGGTCGATCGCCACGGAAATTTCCAGTGTCTGCCCATAACCGACGCGGCCCTGGCCGCCATCTTCCCAGACCAGAAAGGTCAATAACGAGCCGGGAGAGGCAATATCGTCGCCGTAAAGCAGATGCAACTGCATGGCGTCTTCAAAGCCGGCCGTGCGCTTGACCAGCCGCAGCCCCAGGAAACCGGCGTAAAAATCCACATTCGCCTGCACCTTCCGGGTGATCATGGTGATGTGGTGTATTCCAAGTGCAGAATTCATGTCGCCGTCCCGCCGTTTCGCCTGCCGTTTAAGGCCCTATTTGTCTCACGCTGCCCCTGATCCGCAACCCCGGCAAATGAGAACGATGTGTTCTCTGTGTGAACGATGTTTTCCGTGCTTTGTTGCACGCGGCATGGGCAGAATTGCCAGCTCTTTGCCTGTGTATCGATCATCTATGCATATAAAATAAGCATACAAAATAACGGCTATTTTGTATGCAATTTTATCTTGCCTTGAGGGTTGGAATTGGGTCTTATGCAACCAATCCAGTAAAACCATCAGGGGGAATAGATGATTTTAACGCGCAGGTTGTTGTCGAGAACGCTGGCCATTGCCGCCCTCGGTGCGGTCGCTGGCTTTTCGCTGCCGGTGACGGGTGCTTATGCTGAAACGCCGGTGAAATTCACGCTTGACTGGAAATTCGAAGGACCGGCTGCCGGTTTCCTGCTGGCGCTCGACAAGGGGTATTTCAAGGCCGAAGGCCTCGATGTCACCATCGACAGCGGCAACGGCTCGGTCGAGGCCATCCCGCGCGTTGCGACCGGCGCCTACCAAATGGGTTTCGGCGATATCAATTCGGTAATGAAGTTCCTCGACGAGGATCCGAGCCAGAAGATCAAGGCCGTTTATATGGTCTATGAGCGCCCGACTTTCGCCGTCGTCGGCCGCAAGTCGCTCGGTGTCACCGGCGATCCGAAGTCGCTGGAAGGCAAGAAGCTCGGCGCGCCGCCGCCGGATGGCGCCTTCGCGCAATGGCCTGCTTTCAAGCAGGTGGCGGGCCTTGATGACAGCGAGATCAAGATCGAATCGATCGGTTTTCCGGTGCGTGAACCGATGCTCGCAAAGGGTGACGTCGATGCCGTTTTCGGCTTTGCCTTTTCGGTGATCCTCAATCTCAAGAAACAGGGCATTGCCGATGACGATATCTCGACGATCCTGATGGCAGAGCATGGCTTGAATCTCTATGGCAATGCGGTGCTGGTAAACACTGATTTCGCTGAGAAAAACCCTGAAGCCGTGAAGGGCTTCCTGAAAGCACTGGCCAAGGGCTTCGCCGATTCCGTCAAGAACCCCGAAGAGGGCGTGGCAGTGGTATTGAAGCGCAACGAGACGCTGGACAGCGCCATCGAGCTGGAGCGCCTCAACATGGCCAACAGCATGAATATCAAGACGCCCTATGTGGTGGAGAACGGCATGGGCGGCGTCGATCCGGCCCGGCTCGCAGCCTCGCTGGAGACACTCAAGGTTTCCATGGGCCTGAAGGGCAACGTCAAGGCGGAGCAGGTTTTCGACGCGACCTATCTGCCGGCCAAGGAAGAACGCATGCTTCCCTGAAGAAGATTGTAGCGCGAGCGGGTGCGGCCTGCTTCTTCTCCCCGCCGGGGAGAAGTCCGCGGCAGCGGGATGAGGGGCAAGCTCTCCGCATATCACTGGCGTCGCCCCCCTCATCGGACCCTTCGGGCCACCTTCTCCCCGGCGGGGAGAAGAAACAAGCGGCAATGCCGGGTGTAGCTGGCAGCCTTGGAATTGCGGCGGGAACAACGAAGGCCATAAGCGCCCGGTCCAGCCTAAGAATGGGGATCTCGATGTCACATCTCGTGGAAATAGACGGCGTGGACATGCGCTACGGCGGTTCCGCCGGCACGCTCGCCGTATCCGGCCTGAACCTGACGGTCGATAAGGGTGAGTTCGCAGCGGTGGTCGGTCCTTCCGGCTGCGGCAAGTCCACCCTGATGAAGCTGGTGACGGGGTTGCATATTCCGCAAAAGGGCAATGTCATCGTCGCCGGGCGGCAGGTCACCGAACCGGTCTCCATCGTCGGCATGGCGTTTCAGAACCCGACGATGCTGCCCTGGCGCACGACGTTGGAAAATATCCTGCTGCCGCTCGAAATCGTCGAGAAACACCGCCACCGGCTGCGTGCCCACAAGGCCGAGTATGTCGCGAAAGCCGAGCGCCTTCTGGAGATCGTCGGTCTGAAGGGATTTGGCTCCAAATATCCTTGGCAGCTTTCCGGCGGCATGCAGCAGCGCGCCAATCTCTGCCGCGCGCTCATCCACGAACCGGAATTGCTGATGCTGGACGAGCCTTTTGGCGCGCTCGATGCATTCACCCGTGAGGAGTTGTGGTGTGTCATCCGCGACCTGCACGCCGCGCAGCGCGTCACCATCATCCTCGTGACCCATGATCTGCGCGAAGCAACCTTTCTCGCGGACAAGATTTTCGTGATGAGCGCAAGGCCCGGCCGCGTACTGGCGGAACATCGCGTGCCCTTCGCCCGCCCACGCCAGCTCGATATCATGTATGACAAGGGTTTCAACGACATGGTGCAGGAACTGCATGGCGAAATCGCGCAGGCGAGGGTTGCGGCATGAGCGCGATCATGGAAAGCACCGTGGCGGCCGAACCGCGCAAGCCGCTGATTGCCCGGGTCAATTGGGTAAAAGCCGCCCCATGGCTCTATACGCTGGCGCTTTTCGTGCTGTGGGAACTGCTCGTCTACGCGCTGAAAATGCCGCCTACGATTCTGCCGTCGCCGGTCAGGGTCGGGCAGGCCATCGTGCAATATTGGTCGCCGATCTGGAAAAACTCGCTGCAGACGCTTTACACCACGACGCTGGGCTTCGCCATTGCCGTCGCCGCCGGCCTCGCCATCGGCCTGTTCATCGGCTGGTCGAAAACCATCTATGCGGGCCTCTATCCGCTGATGATAGGCTTTAACGCCATCCCAAAGGTGGCGCTGGTGCCCATCCTCGTCATCTGGTTCGGCATCGGCACGGTTCCGGCGGTTCTGACCGCCTTCCTGATTTCCTTCTTTCCCATCGTCGTTAATGTCGCCACCGGCCTTGCCACCATCGAGCCGGAAACCGAGGACGTGTTGCGGGCGCTCGGCGCCAAGAAGATGGACATCATGCTGAAAGTCGGCATTCCGCGGTCCATGCCCTATTTCTTCGGCTCACTCAAAATCGCCATCACGCTCGCCTTCGTCGGCTCGGTTGTCTCGGAAACCGTCGCCTCCAACTACGGCCTCGGCAATATGATGAGTTCGGCGCAGAGCCAGTTCAACGTGCCGCTCGTCTTTGCCGGTCTGCTGATGCTCGCGGTGGAAGGTATTGCCATGTATGCGGTCATGGCCTGGCTGGAAAAGCGAATGACCGGCTGGGCCCATCGTTCGACCATGGGGCAATAAGGAATACAGCACGGACACGAGAATTGTGCCCGTGCTGGAATATCCGGTGCGAACTTAATGCGCCGCCATTTCCTTCACGATATCAGCACCGTCCATCAGGAAGGGATAATAGGTCGGCCAATTGGTGACTTCATCCAGCAGTGCCTTGCGGTCGTTACCCCAATAGAGATGGTAATGGCCCGCTTTGACCGGGGCGATGGAGTGGTCGCTGAACTGGATGAATTGCGGTGCAGCCTCGTCGCCGGCGGTCTTCTTGAAGATATACCGTACGCCGCGATTGCCCTTCTTGTAGGTCAGGATTTCATGGCCGTCGCTGACATAGGTGCCTTCAGCGGGCTTGCCGTCCTTGTAGAATGCCACGCTGTCGGCCTTGATCACGATGCGGTTGACGTCGGTCTTGTAGCCGATCTCGTAATAGGCGCGATATTCGGCCGCCGTTTTGTCGCCATGCGCCGCCTTGTCGGCCATGACGCCGTCGAGCGAGCCGTTCAGCAGATAGGGATAAACCGATTGCCAGTCGCCTTCCCAATCGGAAAGTGCGCGCGGTTTCACTTGAGCGTCCTCGAAATAACCCTTGTAAATCTGCTTTTCCGCCTCGGTCATCTGGTGGCCGTGGTCATGACCATGACCATGGTCATGGCTGTGGGCAGTGGATTTGTCGCCGCCGGCAGCGGTTGCCGCGGCAGCCGCCAGCAGCATGGAACCAAGTGCGAGCGCGCCGGTGACGCGGGTCAGTGTCTTCTGCATTGTTTCGGCCCTCTTCAGTCTGCGATCAAAAATAAGTAACGTAATAACATTACATATCGACCTATAGAGGCGTCTTTTGCGGGACGCAAGAGTGCGTGTTGAGGTGACCTCATGAAAAAGCGCGATGGCTGTTCAGCCACCGCGCTTGAAAATCTGCGGGAAGGGTGAGCCGTCACGCCTCAGGCGGGCTGTGCGCTCACCTCAGCCTTGCGTTCGTCAAAAGCGAGTTTCATCGCTTTCGTCACGTCGCGGGTCGTTGCGAAATAGCTGTCGCTGCGCACCCAATACCGCAACTTGACGGTAGCGCTGTCAGTGCTGACGGAATCGACGAACGTCACGGGGGCGGGGTCCAGCAACACCCGGCTTTCCGAGCGCACCACGCGCATCAGCATATCCTGCGCGGCAGCAAGATCCTCGTCGTTCTTCACCGTCAGGCTCACTTCGTGACGGCGCGACGGGAAGCGGCTGTAATTGGTGATCGGTACGTTCCAGAGCGTGGAATTGGGCGCAAGCCGATAAAGCCCGTCACTCGTCTTGAGTTCGGTGGCAAACAGACCGATTTCAATGATCGTGCCGCTGACGGAGCCGGTCTCGATATATTCGCCGACCCGGAAGGGGCGCAGCACAAGCAGCATGATGCCGGCGGCGATGTTCTGCAGCGTGCCTTGCAGCGCAAGACCGATGGCGAGGCCGGCAGCGCCAAGGGCGGCGAGGATCGAGGCCGTCTGCACCCCGAACTGGCCAAGCACCATGACGATGACCAGAATGAGCACCACATATCGAATGGCGCCCGCGAAGAAACCGGCGAGCGTCGCATCGAAACCGCGGATGCGCGACAGGCCCTGAAAGGCCCAGCGCTGCAGGAAAGTTGCGGCCAGCCAGCCAATGATCAGCAGCAGCAGCGCCCCGATGACCGAAAAGGAATATTGCACCGCCAGCGCGCTCGCCTGCCGTACGGCCGTCTGCGATGCGACGATGATATCCGTTGCCTGTTGTTCCATGAATTATCCCCTGATTTTATTGCCGTTCAGGGTTGGTAACGAATGGGTGCCGCAGCGGTTCCGCCCAAAATCGGGCCTCAGCCGGCAAGCGGCAGCACGAAAGGCACGTTGCCATCGGTATCCGCCCCCCGGCCGATCGCCTTGATCGCCTTGATAAGCCGGCCCTCGCGCCCCAGCAGCCGGTCGCCGATGGCGATGATGCGGGCATTGGGCGTGACATAGGGCGAGGCGGCGCGCAGTCGCAGCGCAAGCTCAGCCTCATCCTGATCAGGGTAAAGGCTGAGAGCGGCGATGACGGCGGCGGCCGGCGAGCGCGAAATCCCCATCCAGCAATGGATGAGCAACGGCGCGGATTGATCCCATTCCCGCGCGAAATCGATCAGCTTCACCACATGCGCATCATCGGGGGCGATGAGATTGCCGGTGCCCTTGAAGGCGATATCATTCATGGCAAGCGTCAGATGCCGCTCGGCGGCAATGACGGCCGGGCGGTGAAAGCTCTGCTCCCTGGCGATCAGCGTCACCATTTCGCGGGCCTTATGCTTTACGGCCATTTCGGCGATCCGCGACAGCGGCGATACCACGATGGTTGTCATGTCGCGCTCCGGGTTTTGGTCACGCGCAGCGTCTCGATTGCCTCGAATCGCGCGATGAACAGTCTTTGTGCCTCTGTCGAGGGAAGCGGGATGATATCGAACATATCGCGGGTGATGCCGCGCGGCAGGCCGAAAAATTTCTGGGCTTCGGCGGTGGAAAAACCGGCAAGCTCCGTCGCTTCGAAAAAGGCGGCCACCGTGTCGGCCTTCTTGATGCGGTCCTTCAACTCGCGCGATGCATGCGGAGGGAGGCCGAAGCGCAGATGCACGGCGGCTTCCAGCCGCTTTTCCACGGTCTTGTAGCCACCGCCGACCACGGATTTGAACGGCGAGATCATGTCGCCGATGACATATTCCGGCGCATCGTGCAGAAGCGCCATCTGCATCTCGTCTGGCGTGGCACCCGTGCACATGCGGCAGAAAATGGTCTCGACGATGAGGCAATGCTGGGCGACGGAAAAGGCGTGGTCGCCACGCGTCTGGCCATTCCAGCGGGCAACACGGGCAAGGCCATGGGCAATGTCGGCGATTTCCACATCGAGCGGGGAAGGGTCGAGCAGATCGAGCCGCCGTCCCGACAGCATGCGCTGCCACGCACGCGGACTTTTTGCGGGTGCCACTCTCAGTCCTCCGCCCGAGCCGCCGGATCGGCTGCCGGGAAGGAGAGACCGCTCCAGACCGGCAGGGCCACGCTCACCGCGACATTGTCCGCAAGCAGCGGCGTGCCGGCGGCTAGCGCATCGGCAATACGGTCGGTCCGCACGATGGCAAGCGCTTTGTTGCCGTGGATGGTTCCGAGTGCACCAACGGGTTTTCCATTGGCGGTAATCTCCGTTCCGCTGACCGGGAGCGTGCCATCGGCCGAGACGGTCACGACGCGCCGTCTTGCCGTGCCGCGATGTTTCATACGTGAGACGACTTCCTGGCCAACGAAGCAGCCTTTCCTGAAGGAAACGCCGTCATTCACATCCATCAGCACATCATGGGGAAAGGCGTCCTGCAGCGCATAATCCAGGCCGGATTCGGCAATGCCGTGCTCGACGCGCAGCGCCTCATAGGCTGCGACATCGCCAGAGGCGGATGCGCCGGGCACACGCCGGAGATCGACACTCGCCTTGGCGAAACGGCCGTCCCGCACGCCTGCCTCCGGCACGCTGCCGCCCCAGAAAACGCTGACGCCTTCCACGGTCTCGGCCTTCAGCTCGACGGGGGCGCGCAGTTTGTACATGGTCAGGCGGCGCAGCAGCGCATCCTGTTCGGCGGCACCCGTCTCGATCAGATAATCTCCGCCGTCGCGCCAGATCAGGAAATCGAACAGGATCTTGCCCTGCGGCGTAAGAAGCGCCGATGCGCGGGCTTCGCCTTCCGGCAGATTTTCGATATCGGCCGTGATCAGATTGTTCAGAAACTCTTCGGCGCCGGTGCCAGATACCCGGATCAGGCGGCGGTCGGCAAGAAAGGCGGAAGGCATGGCGTCACCGTTCGGTTCGTCGATACTATGCGGATAGCGGGCAAGATGCATATGCACTTTGCCGGAATGCTCATTCCGCACAGTTAGGATTTTTGCCAGAGCACGGCAAGCGCCGGGATGCGATCAATCGCCGGCGGTGAAGAACTTCCATTTGCCATCGGGCGAAATGCCGACGCGGTAGAAGCTGTAATTGCCATATTCCTGCATATCCGCCAGATCACCCGCCGTGATGATGCGCAAGAGCTCCACCTTTTCCGGCGCGGTCAGCGTATTCAGCGGCTTCCCGGCGAAATAGGGGAAAACATAGGCTTCGTCAGGCGTGCCGGCATCGATATGGGCATAACCGGTAGACAAGAGATCGATGATGATCGCCAGCACTTCCAGGCCATCAGGATCACCGGAATAGCTTTTCAGCGCCGCGATCGGGTCTTCGCCGTCATTGCCGTCGATACGGAACTGATTCTGCCCGGCGGCGATGAAGGGCCGCAATTTCTCGATATCGCCTGACGCGGCGGCATCGATGATCTGCTGGCGCAGCTTGCGCACGGGCTCCGGCGCCTTGGAAATATCGTGCTCGATGACAACGGACATTTCCGGTGTCGTGTCGGGCTTGGCGGATTGCTGCTTCGTCTGGCCGGCGGAACGATCGACCAGCGGGTCGGGCAGGGGAATGCCTTCCGAATCGCCTTCGACTTCGTCGGGTTCCGCAGGCTGTGCCTGCTGCGGCTGTTCGCCGTTCTGTGCCTGCGGTTCGCTTTCACTCTTCTGCGCCGGCTTCAGCTCGGAAAGGGCGAAGGCTTTTTCAGGCAGGCTAACAGGGCCGGCGGTGAGCGCAAGCAGGATGGACAGCAGGGCGGAAGAGCGCAAAAGCCCCTTGCTCAGGCAAGACATGATAGACTCCGGCTTTACTGTATCACCCGCTGCGGCGAAAATTCGCCCTGAAGCATGCGCTGCCGCAGCGATTCCAGCATTGCTTCCGCGCCGGCCTCGCCGTGAATACGGATGGTTTCGCGCATGGCCAGAGCAATCGCGGCATCGGCGATGATCTCAGGCTCGATGCCGTCGGCCATGCCGTCAGCCCATGCCTCGTTCTGGTGTTCCAGAGCGACCTGCATCTTTTCATGCACGATCATATCGTCGATTTCGTTACGGCTTGTCTGCATTTTTCATCCTCGACAGGGCGGGCAAGTCCTTACCACCCTGTTAACAACACTAGCAGCCTTTTATCAAAACGGCACGGGCTGCGGCGAAAAGAGGTTAATAAACCTTTAATTTCCGAACCTGGACGCGATTTCCTGCGCGAGTGTTGCCCCTTCGTTACGGTAGTTCTCTTCTGCCATGATGGCGGCGCGTGTGCAACTGGTGTGGATAGCTGCAAAGGAGCGGTATCCACGGTTGAATGCAGCCGTCATGCGCTGGCGTCGTTCGGGTTCGTTGGCCGTATCAGCAGCCAGAAGGTCGCTCATCGATTTGCGCCAGTCCTCCGGTCCGGAGGAGGGGCACAGGGTTCTCAGATATTGCACCGCGCCCAATATTTCCGAAAGCCGCGCCAGCTTGTCGTCATATGGAGCAGGTTTGGGCGGCGCCGCTTCCGCAGGACGGGCCTCGGAAACAGGTTTCGAAGGCTGCGCATAAGCGATGCCTTCTTGCCCTGATATGGCAAGCATTGTCAGAAAAAGAGACAGGAAGATGGTCGGTCGTATCAAAATTCTATTCTGCCCCACACATACTCGTGAACTGTTGGCTCGTGACCATCCGGCGGGCGGATCAGCCCTAAATAATAACGATTCTGGCTGGCTGGCAATCATGCAAGCAGGCGCTCGGCACATTCGATGACACTTTCGGGCGCCGGCAGAAGGCGAATCTCCGCCAATGTGTACCAGCCCGCATCCGCCGCATCGTCACCCACCGTCACCAACGGATCGGTATGGGTTTCCACGGTGAAGACGGACAGGAAAAAATGGCTCGTCAGCACGCCTTCAGCGTCATGGGTGGGAAGATCGTAGGTCGCGAAGAGCTGCGGCCTGCGGGCGACGATGCCGGTTTCCTCGTGCAATTCGCGCAGTGCCGTTTCCGCCGGGCTTTCCCCTTCTTCAGCCCGCCCGCCCGGAAAGGCGAACATGTCCTTGGAGGGTGGGTTGATGCGGCGCACCAGAAGCAGCCGGTCTCCGTTCCTGACGATGGCGGAGGAGGCGGCACGGGGCTTGATACGAAGGGTCATGAATGGTTTCGCTTGTTTCGGCCGTTTCCGGCCTGTCTATCGTGGTATCGTGGTTCGGGAAAACCGATTCCGGTTTCCGCGCCGATGGTTATAGTCCGGAACAGGCGCGATTGTGCATGCTAAAGACGGTGGAATGAAGGTCTATCTTATCTATGCTCTGGCGGCCGTTGCCGAAATTGCTGGCTGTTTCTCCTTCTGGGCCTGGCTGAAACTCGGCAAGACCGGCTGGATATTGCTGCCCGGCATGGTGGCGCTGGCGGCTTTTGCGTGGCTTCTGACGCTGGTTCCGACCGAGGCGGCGGGCAGGGCCTATGCTGCCTATGGCGGGATCTATATTGCCGCCTCGCTGTTCTGGCTCTGGGGCGTGGAAGGGCATGCGCCGGACAGGTGGGATATTGCCGGCGGCGTCGTCTGCCTTGCCGGCACCGCCATCATCCTGTTCGGACCAAGGGCGTAAGGAGAAGGCGATGTGCGGACGTTTCGTGCTGAAGGCGACGCCGGAAGAGATCGCCGACTATCTCGATCTGATCGGTCTTGAGGATTTTCCCGCCCGTTTCAACATCGCGCCGACCCAACCCATTCTGGTCGTCATGGAAGGCGAGCGGCAGGAGCGCGGCAGCAACCTGCCCAACCGCCGGGCCGTGCTGGTGCGCTGGGGTTTCATGCCGGGCTGGGTGAAGGATCCGAAGGACTTTCCTCTGCTCATCAATGCCCGTTCTGAAACCGCAATCGGCAAGGCCTCCTTCCGTGCCGCCATGCGCCATCGCCGCGTGCTCGTCCCGGCAACGGGTTTTTATGAATGGCGACGCCCGCCTAAGGAGGAGGGCGGCAAACCGCGACCCTATTTCATCCGCCCGAAAAACGGTGGCATCGTCGCTTTCGCAGGTCTCATGGAAACCTGGTCGTCCGCCGATGGCTCTGAGGTCGATACCGGCGCAATCCTCACCACCGTCGCCAATGCCGCGATCGGTCGCATCCACGACCGCATGCCCGTGGTCATTGCGCCGGAAGATTTCAGCCGCTGGCTGGACTGCAAGACCCAGGAGCCACGCGAGGTGGCCGACCTGATGCGGCCGGTTCAGGATGATTTTTTCGAGATGATTCCCGTCTCGGACAAGGTCAACAAGGTCGCCAATGTCGGCGCCGATCTCATCGATCCGGTGCCGGAAAGCGCGCCGCTGGCGAAGATCAGACCGGTGAAGGATGATGGGCAGATGTCTTTGTTTTGAGGTGTTTCCCGAGGCCAATGATGAAGGCTGGCCGTTTCCGCTTGGTCCTACAGAAGACTACCTCATTCATAAAGAATCAGCCGTTCAGCCCGATCTTCTGCAGGCCTTCCTGGATCATGATGTCGGAATAGACGCGGTTGCGGCCGTTCGCCTTGGCGAGATAGAGCAACTGATCCGCCGCATTCAACTGATTGTCGAAAGGTTCGCCCTTTTCGATCTCCACGACGCCGAGTGAAATCGTCAGCGCCAGGCTGCTGCCGCTCAGCTGGCGGCCGTTCTTTTCCACTTGTTCGCGCAGCTCCTCGCAGAATGCATAGGCAGCCCGCGCATCCAGCCCGCGCAGGAACACGGCGAATTCCTCGCCACCGAGGCGGGCGGGGATATGGCGTTGCTCGTCGCACATGTCATGCAGCAGTTCGGCCAGTTTCTTCAGCGCCCTGTCGCCGGCATCATGCCCCAGCGTGTCGTTGATCTTCTTGAAATGGTCGATGTCGAGAATGGCGACGGCGCCGCTTTCGTCATTGTCATTGATGACGTCCATCAGCGCCCGCGTACGCTCGAAGAAGGAGCGACGGTTGGGCAGGCCGGTGAGGTGGTCCCGTTCGGCCAGTTCACGCAGGCGCTTGAGTTGCTTCAGCGTCTCGATATTGTTGTCGATGCGGCACTGCAACTCTTCCGGCACGAAGGGGCGGTAGACGAAATCCGATGCGCCTGCCTTGAGGAAGCTTGCCGAAAGCAGGCGGTCCGTGGAGGAGGATATGCCGATCACCCGCAGGTCTTCGGAGGACCGGCTGTCGCGAATGCGCCGTGTCAGTTCATAACCATCCATGTCAGGCATGTGGTAATCGGTAATGACCAGCTGGATCGACCGGTCCTGCGACAGGATTTCCAGCGCCCGGTTGCCCGAATGGGCCTCGCTGACCTTGAAATTCTGCCGCTCCAGAATTTCCACGAGGCCGGAGCGCGCGGTGCGCGCATCATCGACCACCAGAACGGAAAAGCGCTTATTGGTCAAAATCCGGTCGACCGTCTTGACCACGGCATCGACGGTGCGATGACCGTCCTTGACGATATAGTCGATGATCTTCTTTTCGGCGTAACGCTTGCGCGCCTCCTCATCCACCGTCGCAGTGAAGACAATGGCCGGCACCTTGCGTTCGGATAGAAGTGTCAGAATTTCACCCTTCGGCGCATCTGGCAGATTGAGACCCGTCAGCGCCAGCGTGAAATTATCGGCCTGCAAGAGGGCATCGGCCTCGGCCATGCTGGCGCAATGGACGACCTCGGCTTCCGTCTCTTCCGAAAGCCGCGTTTTCAGCAGCATGGAAAGAGCAACGGAATCTTCAATCAGAAGGATTTTATCCTGCATGGCCGTCTCCAAGCCCCCCTGGCCCGTCTCCCCAGTCTTTCCTCAACGCCCAATATTCGTCATTCGCGTGTCCGCGAATTCGAAGGCCGGCTTATGCATTGTTGTGGAAAAAAATGCGGAATAGAAAAGTTCTTTTGTATTCACTAATCTATACGTAGGCGCTCGTATAGCCTTCTTGTCGAAGCCGGACTTTGTACTGCAGTTTCGTTGCGGCTTCGTTACAGAATTCTGCCAATTCTATGAATGGTTTGCGATCCGCAATGT from Agrobacterium tumefaciens includes these protein-coding regions:
- a CDS encoding VOC family protein — its product is MNSALGIHHITMITRKVQANVDFYAGFLGLRLVKRTAGFEDAMQLHLLYGDDIASPGSLLTFLVWEDGGQGRVGYGQTLEISVAIDPAAIGFWLTRALKFGIRAEGPSDEFGAPVIRLKDPDGLIVKLVGTHAFADATPHVTADISAEDAIRRIYGATLLSEVPEETVAFLEKHFGYRHESQAGAIRRLVSDSGDIIDVRDATGFWSSAPGTGTVDHIAFRAKDMDELNTVLTGLKSLNSSTTNAHDRKYFHSLYVREPGGVLIEMATDAPGMTVDEPLATLGEELFIPPLFMKDEADVRVSLPQFAMPGEERIVYRDLLFVHRFYTPQEPDGSTLILLHGSGGSETSLTPLAHRAAPGATLLGVRGRSTEEEIARWFRRFPDFSFDQKDIVSEAEAFAAFVEGAIRAYGLDRSKLRFIGHSNGANFYAAFAALYPELAGDALLYRPMPVLETWPQTDLSGRNFLLVAGERDKYRDGASVLQGRLVASGATAEVETLADGHELGLADIEAARRWLADAS
- a CDS encoding ABC transporter substrate-binding protein; translation: MILTRRLLSRTLAIAALGAVAGFSLPVTGAYAETPVKFTLDWKFEGPAAGFLLALDKGYFKAEGLDVTIDSGNGSVEAIPRVATGAYQMGFGDINSVMKFLDEDPSQKIKAVYMVYERPTFAVVGRKSLGVTGDPKSLEGKKLGAPPPDGAFAQWPAFKQVAGLDDSEIKIESIGFPVREPMLAKGDVDAVFGFAFSVILNLKKQGIADDDISTILMAEHGLNLYGNAVLVNTDFAEKNPEAVKGFLKALAKGFADSVKNPEEGVAVVLKRNETLDSAIELERLNMANSMNIKTPYVVENGMGGVDPARLAASLETLKVSMGLKGNVKAEQVFDATYLPAKEERMLP
- a CDS encoding metal-binding protein ZinT — translated: MQKTLTRVTGALALGSMLLAAAAATAAGGDKSTAHSHDHGHGHDHGHQMTEAEKQIYKGYFEDAQVKPRALSDWEGDWQSVYPYLLNGSLDGVMADKAAHGDKTAAEYRAYYEIGYKTDVNRIVIKADSVAFYKDGKPAEGTYVSDGHEILTYKKGNRGVRYIFKKTAGDEAAPQFIQFSDHSIAPVKAGHYHLYWGNDRKALLDEVTNWPTYYPFLMDGADIVKEMAAH
- a CDS encoding ABC transporter permease; the protein is MSAIMESTVAAEPRKPLIARVNWVKAAPWLYTLALFVLWELLVYALKMPPTILPSPVRVGQAIVQYWSPIWKNSLQTLYTTTLGFAIAVAAGLAIGLFIGWSKTIYAGLYPLMIGFNAIPKVALVPILVIWFGIGTVPAVLTAFLISFFPIVVNVATGLATIEPETEDVLRALGAKKMDIMLKVGIPRSMPYFFGSLKIAITLAFVGSVVSETVASNYGLGNMMSSAQSQFNVPLVFAGLLMLAVEGIAMYAVMAWLEKRMTGWAHRSTMGQ
- a CDS encoding mechanosensitive ion channel family protein, which encodes MEQQATDIIVASQTAVRQASALAVQYSFSVIGALLLLIIGWLAATFLQRWAFQGLSRIRGFDATLAGFFAGAIRYVVLILVIVMVLGQFGVQTASILAALGAAGLAIGLALQGTLQNIAAGIMLLVLRPFRVGEYIETGSVSGTIIEIGLFATELKTSDGLYRLAPNSTLWNVPITNYSRFPSRRHEVSLTVKNDEDLAAAQDMLMRVVRSESRVLLDPAPVTFVDSVSTDSATVKLRYWVRSDSYFATTRDVTKAMKLAFDERKAEVSAQPA
- a CDS encoding YfbR-like 5'-deoxynucleotidase encodes the protein MAPAKSPRAWQRMLSGRRLDLLDPSPLDVEIADIAHGLARVARWNGQTRGDHAFSVAQHCLIVETIFCRMCTGATPDEMQMALLHDAPEYVIGDMISPFKSVVGGGYKTVEKRLEAAVHLRFGLPPHASRELKDRIKKADTVAAFFEATELAGFSTAEAQKFFGLPRGITRDMFDIIPLPSTEAQRLFIARFEAIETLRVTKTRSAT
- a CDS encoding tyrosine phosphatase family protein; translation: MTTIVVSPLSRIAEMAVKHKAREMVTLIAREQSFHRPAVIAAERHLTLAMNDIAFKGTGNLIAPDDAHVVKLIDFAREWDQSAPLLIHCWMGISRSPAAAVIAALSLYPDQDEAELALRLRAASPYVTPNARIIAIGDRLLGREGRLIKAIKAIGRGADTDGNVPFVLPLAG
- a CDS encoding ABC transporter ATP-binding protein, whose translation is MSHLVEIDGVDMRYGGSAGTLAVSGLNLTVDKGEFAAVVGPSGCGKSTLMKLVTGLHIPQKGNVIVAGRQVTEPVSIVGMAFQNPTMLPWRTTLENILLPLEIVEKHRHRLRAHKAEYVAKAERLLEIVGLKGFGSKYPWQLSGGMQQRANLCRALIHEPELLMLDEPFGALDAFTREELWCVIRDLHAAQRVTIILVTHDLREATFLADKIFVMSARPGRVLAEHRVPFARPRQLDIMYDKGFNDMVQELHGEIAQARVAA